One window from the genome of Macadamia integrifolia cultivar HAES 741 unplaced genomic scaffold, SCU_Mint_v3 scaffold693, whole genome shotgun sequence encodes:
- the LOC122069748 gene encoding uncharacterized protein LOC122069748 isoform X2 has translation MGAMAGTCLPSLGRVKLTDLIASEGLPSDSYKISVSTLSQSLAQYSAAVIQLSGGDGALLRSGLESARLYFHQRTSYSAADIVHANDSREWCKTSGYYADPQLWQEIYDYRPGLTPTELNNTMEFPPAGLPDIYALLGKAARGILDAISFSLNLRSSPFTEILDNVPLRNREMSSSVLSVCCHSRPSFQGAQHHTLTTQEDGQLVMFPDHEHQVDKSLLTIVKSDRAGLHIRDFNGRWVLVDEDLGPHEAVVYPGLALYQATAGYVSPALHRSEINNLQNNMYGRCSLAFKLMPKSMTSLSCSEMRAAGHGVEAQFQLPIPVDDFMQRSHPTDQLFTRQSFPSYNFPASQDGSFKPLLKRRKNNTRCKPLPPSKRLRLEAQRVLKERVQDIADKKGIKLRFCNLKECEGHIQSLDSPCGSIRMKIGWPPGVPFVHPHDLPNKAKLGFLEAYEPGWTASQDMENQSR, from the exons ATGGGTGCCATGGCAGGCACTTGCCTGCCGTCTCTAGGTCGGGTTAAGCTTACTGATTTGATAGCCTCTGAAGGACTTCCTTCTGATTCCTACAAAATCTCTGTATCAACTTTGTCACAGTCACTAGCTCAGTATTCTGCTGCCGTTATTCAGCTATCTGGGGGCGATGGTGCTCTCTTAAGATCTGGGCTGGAATCGGCTCGCCTCTACTTCCACCAGAGAACATCATATTCAGCTGCAGATATAGTTCATGCCAATGACTCTCGTGAATGGTGCAAGACCTCTGGCTATTATGCAGACCCTCAACTATGGCAAGAAATATATGATTACAGACCAGGCCTGACTCCCACAGAGCTTAACAACACTATGGAATTCCCTCCTGCTGGTTTGCCTGATATATATGCACTACTTGGAAAAGCAGCTAGAGGTATCTTGGATGCTATCAGCTTCTCCTTAAACTTGCGTAGCTCTCCGTTTACAGAAATACTTGATAATGTCCCCCTGAGAAATCGGGAAATGTCATCTTCAGTCCTGTCTGTTTGCTGTCACTCAAGACCATCATTTCAGGGAGCTCAACACCATACTTTGACGACTCAGGAGGATGGCCAGTTGGTTATGTTTCCTGACCATGAGCATCAAGTTGATAAGAGCTTGTTAACTATAGTTAAGTCAGATAGAGCAGGTTTACACATCAGGGACTTTAATGGACGATGGGTACTTGTGGATGAGGATCTTGGACCTCATGAAGCAGTTGTCTACCCTGGTCTTGCTTTATACCAGGCAACTGCTGGTTATGTCAGCCCTGCTCTGCACCGTTCAGAGATCAATAATCTACAAAATAACATGTATGGACGGTGTTCCCTGGCTTTCAAGCTCATGCCTAAATCCATGACAAGTCTCAGCTGTTCTGAGATGAGAGCAGCCGGCCATGGGGTTGAAGCTCAGTTTCAGCTTCCTATACCAGTTGATGACTTCATGCAGAGGTCCCACCCAACAGATCAACTCTTTACCAGGCAAAGTTTCCCAAGTTATAATTTTCCAGCAAGTCAAGATG GATCTTTTAAGCCCTTGTtaaaaaggaggaagaacaaCACAAGGTGCAAACCATTGCCACCTTCGAAGAGGTTGCGGCTTGAGGCACAGAGAGTCCTCAAGGAGCGAGTACAGGACATTGCTGATAAGAAGGGCATAAAATTGAGGTTCTGCAATTTAAAGGAATGTGAAGGTCACATACAATCTCTGGACAGCCCCTGTGGAAGTATACGGATGAAGATTGGGTGGCCACCAGGGGTGCCTTTTGTTCATCCCCATGATCTACCCAATAAGGCAAAGCTCGGTTTCCTCGAAGCATATGAACCTGGATGGACAGCCTCACAAGATATGGA
- the LOC122069748 gene encoding uncharacterized protein LOC122069748 isoform X1 → MGAMAGTCLPSLGRVKLTDLIASEGLPSDSYKISVSTLSQSLAQYSAAVIQLSGGDGALLRSGLESARLYFHQRTSYSAADIVHANDSREWCKTSGYYADPQLWQEIYDYRPGLTPTELNNTMEFPPAGLPDIYALLGKAARGILDAISFSLNLRSSPFTEILDNVPLRNREMSSSVLSVCCHSRPSFQGAQHHTLTTQEDGQLVMFPDHEHQVDKSLLTIVKSDRAGLHIRDFNGRWVLVDEDLGPHEAVVYPGLALYQATAGYVSPALHRSEINNLQNNMYGRCSLAFKLMPKSMTSLSCSEMRAAGHGVEAQFQLPIPVDDFMQRSHPTDQLFTRQSFPSYNFPASQDGSFKPLLKRRKNNTRCKPLPPSKRLRLEAQRVLKERVQDIADKKGIKLRFCNLKECEGHIQSLDSPCGSIRMKIGWPPGVPFVHPHDLPNKAKLGFLEAYEPGWTASQDMELSLIEPGQAMQPSAN, encoded by the exons ATGGGTGCCATGGCAGGCACTTGCCTGCCGTCTCTAGGTCGGGTTAAGCTTACTGATTTGATAGCCTCTGAAGGACTTCCTTCTGATTCCTACAAAATCTCTGTATCAACTTTGTCACAGTCACTAGCTCAGTATTCTGCTGCCGTTATTCAGCTATCTGGGGGCGATGGTGCTCTCTTAAGATCTGGGCTGGAATCGGCTCGCCTCTACTTCCACCAGAGAACATCATATTCAGCTGCAGATATAGTTCATGCCAATGACTCTCGTGAATGGTGCAAGACCTCTGGCTATTATGCAGACCCTCAACTATGGCAAGAAATATATGATTACAGACCAGGCCTGACTCCCACAGAGCTTAACAACACTATGGAATTCCCTCCTGCTGGTTTGCCTGATATATATGCACTACTTGGAAAAGCAGCTAGAGGTATCTTGGATGCTATCAGCTTCTCCTTAAACTTGCGTAGCTCTCCGTTTACAGAAATACTTGATAATGTCCCCCTGAGAAATCGGGAAATGTCATCTTCAGTCCTGTCTGTTTGCTGTCACTCAAGACCATCATTTCAGGGAGCTCAACACCATACTTTGACGACTCAGGAGGATGGCCAGTTGGTTATGTTTCCTGACCATGAGCATCAAGTTGATAAGAGCTTGTTAACTATAGTTAAGTCAGATAGAGCAGGTTTACACATCAGGGACTTTAATGGACGATGGGTACTTGTGGATGAGGATCTTGGACCTCATGAAGCAGTTGTCTACCCTGGTCTTGCTTTATACCAGGCAACTGCTGGTTATGTCAGCCCTGCTCTGCACCGTTCAGAGATCAATAATCTACAAAATAACATGTATGGACGGTGTTCCCTGGCTTTCAAGCTCATGCCTAAATCCATGACAAGTCTCAGCTGTTCTGAGATGAGAGCAGCCGGCCATGGGGTTGAAGCTCAGTTTCAGCTTCCTATACCAGTTGATGACTTCATGCAGAGGTCCCACCCAACAGATCAACTCTTTACCAGGCAAAGTTTCCCAAGTTATAATTTTCCAGCAAGTCAAGATG GATCTTTTAAGCCCTTGTtaaaaaggaggaagaacaaCACAAGGTGCAAACCATTGCCACCTTCGAAGAGGTTGCGGCTTGAGGCACAGAGAGTCCTCAAGGAGCGAGTACAGGACATTGCTGATAAGAAGGGCATAAAATTGAGGTTCTGCAATTTAAAGGAATGTGAAGGTCACATACAATCTCTGGACAGCCCCTGTGGAAGTATACGGATGAAGATTGGGTGGCCACCAGGGGTGCCTTTTGTTCATCCCCATGATCTACCCAATAAGGCAAAGCTCGGTTTCCTCGAAGCATATGAACCTGGATGGACAGCCTCACAAGATATGGAGTTAAGTCTAATTGAACCTGGACAGGCCATGCAACCCTCAGCTAACT